In Pectobacterium brasiliense, a single genomic region encodes these proteins:
- a CDS encoding PLP-dependent aminotransferase family protein — translation MAKFEQLAHQIREQLQEGIWQPGDKLPSLREKSLHSGMSLMTVLHAYQLLESQGLIVSRPQSGYYAAPKLSVLPADSLHSPVGQERVQLTEDVDVNAFIFDVLQASKDPAVMPFGSAFPDPQLFPQRQLTRSLASVARHMQPHSALDNLPPGNESLRKNIAQRYALQGIAVSPDEIVITAGAMESLNLSLQALTEPGDYVVIESPAFYGALQAIERLKLKAIAIATDPQQGIDLDALQQALNDYPIKACWLMTNFHNPLGCTLSWEKKQRLVAMLEKHGVGLVEDDVYSELYTGLQRPLPAKALDKKGTILHCSSFSKNLVAGFRIGWVAAGSYAGSIQRLQLMSTLSTSAPMQLAIADYLATSSYDSHLRRLRRALEQRKHAALQSLRRHFPGDVPINHSQGGYFLWLELPEGISSTELYRRALERGVSIAPGKMFTTGDKYDRYFRFNASYEWDERCEQSVIVLASLIRSQISERLTRSPL, via the coding sequence ATGGCAAAGTTTGAACAGCTCGCTCACCAGATCCGTGAGCAGCTTCAGGAAGGGATCTGGCAGCCGGGCGACAAATTGCCCTCGCTGCGGGAAAAATCACTGCATTCGGGTATGAGCCTGATGACCGTGCTGCACGCTTATCAGCTGCTGGAAAGTCAGGGGCTGATTGTGTCGCGTCCACAGTCGGGTTATTACGCGGCACCAAAGCTGTCTGTGCTACCAGCAGACAGCCTGCATTCGCCCGTAGGGCAGGAGCGCGTGCAACTGACCGAAGACGTAGACGTCAATGCGTTCATTTTTGACGTGCTTCAGGCCAGCAAAGATCCGGCTGTCATGCCGTTCGGATCGGCGTTTCCCGATCCACAGCTCTTCCCACAGCGCCAGTTGACGCGCTCGTTGGCATCGGTGGCGCGTCATATGCAGCCACACAGCGCGCTGGATAACTTGCCGCCGGGTAATGAAAGCCTGAGGAAGAACATCGCCCAGCGCTACGCGTTGCAGGGGATTGCCGTCTCGCCCGATGAGATTGTGATTACGGCGGGCGCGATGGAGTCCCTTAATCTCAGCCTTCAGGCGCTGACGGAGCCGGGCGATTATGTGGTGATCGAATCTCCCGCTTTTTACGGCGCGCTACAGGCGATCGAACGCCTTAAACTCAAAGCGATTGCGATTGCAACCGATCCGCAGCAGGGCATCGATCTTGATGCATTGCAGCAGGCGCTAAACGACTATCCAATTAAAGCCTGCTGGCTGATGACCAATTTTCATAACCCGCTCGGCTGCACGCTGTCCTGGGAAAAGAAACAGCGGCTGGTGGCGATGCTGGAAAAACACGGCGTCGGGCTGGTAGAGGATGACGTCTACAGCGAGCTTTATACCGGCCTGCAACGTCCGTTGCCCGCAAAAGCGTTGGATAAAAAAGGGACGATTCTGCACTGCTCTTCGTTTTCTAAAAATCTGGTGGCGGGGTTCCGCATCGGCTGGGTAGCGGCAGGGAGCTATGCGGGCAGCATTCAGCGTTTACAGCTGATGAGTACCTTATCGACCAGTGCACCCATGCAGCTGGCGATTGCGGATTATCTGGCGACCAGCAGCTATGACAGCCATCTGCGCCGCCTGCGACGAGCGCTGGAACAACGTAAACACGCGGCGTTACAGTCGCTACGCCGACACTTCCCGGGCGACGTACCCATTAATCATTCGCAAGGTGGTTATTTTCTCTGGCTGGAATTGCCTGAAGGTATCAGCAGCACGGAGCTATATCGCCGCGCGCTGGAACGAGGCGTCAGTATTGCGCCGGGGAAAATGTTCACGACTGGCGACAAATACGATCGTTACTTCCGCTTCAACGCCTCCTATGAATGGGACGAGCGCTGTGAGCAAAGCGTGATCGTATTGGCATCGCTGATTCGATCGCAGATAAGTGAACGCTTGACCCGATCACCCCTTTAG
- a CDS encoding glutamine amidotransferase, whose translation MSERVLLVIQLGQPPEGIASQVGQQGKWFTDAVQGKTQPVQVVRPDLGERLPSFDTLAAVVISGSWSMVTDRLDWSEYTAGWLREAYYADVPLLGVCYGHQLLADVLGGKVGDNPNGKEVGVQVVTTHEAAAQDTLLRDYPQQFGAYLTHQQSVLEPPAGAQVLASSEMDGCQIIRYSDKVLTVQFHPEFSADIMLTCLRHNEAALRQGGWDVDRMMDISQEPVWARKILLDFVQRYAAK comes from the coding sequence ATGAGCGAAAGGGTATTGCTGGTGATTCAGTTGGGCCAACCGCCGGAAGGCATTGCGTCTCAGGTTGGGCAACAGGGGAAGTGGTTTACTGATGCGGTGCAGGGCAAAACGCAGCCGGTGCAGGTGGTTCGTCCCGATCTCGGGGAGCGACTGCCGTCGTTTGATACGCTGGCGGCGGTGGTGATTTCCGGCTCGTGGTCAATGGTCACCGATCGACTGGACTGGAGCGAATACACCGCAGGCTGGCTGCGTGAAGCGTATTACGCGGATGTTCCGTTGCTGGGCGTGTGTTATGGGCACCAACTGCTCGCCGATGTGCTGGGCGGTAAAGTGGGGGATAACCCGAACGGCAAGGAAGTGGGCGTTCAGGTTGTGACAACCCATGAAGCCGCGGCGCAAGACACCTTACTGCGTGATTATCCGCAGCAGTTTGGTGCTTATCTGACCCATCAGCAATCCGTGCTGGAACCACCTGCTGGTGCGCAGGTGCTGGCGAGTTCCGAGATGGATGGCTGCCAGATTATCCGCTACAGCGATAAAGTCCTGACCGTGCAATTTCACCCGGAATTCAGCGCGGACATCATGCTGACGTGCCTGCGTCATAATGAAGCGGCGCTACGACAGGGCGGTTGGGATGTCGATAGGATGATGGATATTTCGCAGGAACCCGTCTGGGCGCGCAAGATTCTGCTGGATTTTGTACAACGCTACGCGGCGAAATAA
- a CDS encoding YlaC family protein: MDEVKRLLTEEIERINREEKRDNKIRFSRKFMQSHPYLFAAMLVSYVPVAIILFYAPYFGLPYLIGFTVFLLVMTLALSVDINPTYRFEDIDTLDLRVCYNGEWFTVRHVSQDTQDKLLRNEQVPSAVKAGIEKIRRTKGDVDFYDVFSLAYHQQPSS, from the coding sequence ATGGATGAAGTAAAACGCCTTCTGACCGAAGAGATCGAACGTATTAATCGGGAAGAAAAACGCGACAATAAAATACGTTTTAGCCGCAAATTCATGCAGTCACATCCCTATCTGTTTGCCGCGATGCTGGTGAGCTACGTGCCGGTCGCGATCATCCTCTTTTATGCCCCTTATTTTGGTTTACCGTATCTGATCGGCTTCACGGTTTTCCTGCTGGTGATGACGCTGGCGCTCTCGGTAGATATCAACCCGACCTATCGCTTTGAAGACATTGATACGCTGGATCTCCGTGTTTGCTATAACGGCGAGTGGTTTACGGTCCGCCACGTATCACAGGACACGCAGGATAAGCTGCTACGCAACGAGCAGGTGCCATCAGCCGTGAAAGCAGGGATAGAGAAAATTCGACGTACGAAAGGTGACGTTGATTTCTACGATGTTTTCTCGCTAGCCTACCATCAACAGCCTTCCAGTTAG
- a CDS encoding NAD(P)H-binding protein codes for MTWLLFGAGNGVGACLLQRAIECEQAVVLVLRNPEQAKHWREQGMTVVEGDACELETVAEACRVAGPSAIVVSTMGGGTVNYQGHRTVIDGAEQAGLKRMLLVTSLGCGDSWPLLSPRARAAFGFAVREKSLAESWLQSSTLDHCIVRPGGLLDVVATHNAKLTQGAATLGLVSRWDVALAVDQLLQQPVFGNHIYNLIDPDLTMPAIP; via the coding sequence ATGACGTGGTTACTTTTCGGCGCAGGCAATGGGGTCGGCGCCTGTTTATTACAGCGCGCTATTGAGTGCGAGCAGGCAGTCGTACTCGTATTACGTAATCCTGAACAGGCCAAACACTGGCGTGAGCAGGGAATGACGGTAGTAGAAGGCGATGCTTGCGAGCTGGAAACGGTCGCGGAAGCCTGTCGTGTGGCGGGGCCTTCTGCCATTGTGGTATCGACAATGGGCGGCGGCACGGTAAATTATCAGGGTCACCGCACGGTGATCGATGGTGCCGAACAGGCAGGTCTTAAGCGTATGTTGTTGGTGACATCACTGGGCTGCGGCGATAGCTGGCCGCTGTTGTCGCCACGCGCCAGAGCGGCGTTTGGCTTCGCGGTGCGTGAGAAATCGCTGGCAGAAAGCTGGTTGCAAAGCAGTACGTTGGATCACTGTATTGTTCGTCCCGGCGGTCTGCTGGACGTGGTTGCGACGCACAATGCAAAACTGACGCAGGGTGCTGCTACGCTGGGGTTGGTGTCCCGTTGGGATGTCGCGCTGGCGGTTGATCAACTGTTGCAACAACCCGTGTTTGGCAATCACATCTACAATCTGATCGATCCCGATCTCACGATGCCCGCCATTCCATAA
- the hutX gene encoding heme utilization cystosolic carrier protein HutX produces the protein MTMTLNELLATNPDGTLEEIAGKYNTSLFAVVEALPAAQRTLAAGDRFDRVWDTIATWGEVTLISHTADAILEFKSELPTGTHRHGYFNLRGKNGLSGHIRATSCQHIAFIERKFMGMDTASVVFFNASGAAMFKIFLGRDSHRQLLSAQVEAFRALASELQPEQV, from the coding sequence ATGACGATGACACTGAATGAATTACTGGCAACCAACCCTGATGGCACACTGGAAGAGATTGCCGGAAAATATAATACCTCGCTGTTTGCTGTCGTTGAGGCCTTGCCTGCGGCGCAGCGTACGCTGGCGGCGGGCGATCGTTTCGATCGCGTCTGGGACACGATTGCGACCTGGGGTGAAGTGACGCTAATCAGCCACACGGCGGACGCGATTCTGGAATTCAAGAGCGAGCTGCCAACCGGTACGCATCGCCACGGTTACTTTAACCTGCGCGGTAAAAATGGCCTGAGCGGACATATCCGTGCAACGAGCTGTCAGCACATTGCGTTTATTGAACGTAAATTCATGGGGATGGACACGGCGTCCGTGGTGTTCTTTAATGCCAGCGGTGCGGCGATGTTTAAAATTTTCCTTGGACGAGACAGCCACCGCCAGTTGCTGAGCGCTCAGGTTGAAGCGTTCCGTGCGCTGGCGAGTGAATTACAACCGGAGCAGGTATGA
- the hutW gene encoding heme anaerobic degradation radical SAM methyltransferase ChuW/HutW: MNIDLTPYYAEPGEQPFGARRMAMPWRNHVPLSPEQIPAGWQTLKQQTVPARKRLLYLHIPFCATHCTFCGFYQNKLRDDSTATYTRYLLQELAMEADSPLHQSAPIHAVYFGGGTPTALAADELSQIIRAIRTSLPLAPDCEITVEGRAMDFDDERIDACLDAGANRFSIGIQTFDTRIRQRMARTSDKQQSIRFLERLCERDRAAVVCDLMFGLPEQTPEIWHEDLAIVSDLALDGVDLYALNLLPTTPLAKAAENQRVALPDVVARRDFYRTGAAFLADAGWHQLSNSHWARTTRERNLYNLLIKQGADCLAMGSGAGGNINGQAYMMERSLERYYQQIDQGQKPIMMMTPASPTGPWQHQLQAGIEVGRIKLPQLTRHARELQPLLSQWHQAGLTCDDSTCLRLTNDGRFWANNLMQALQQIIPQLNAEEHAH, encoded by the coding sequence ATGAACATCGATTTGACGCCGTATTATGCCGAGCCCGGTGAGCAGCCTTTTGGCGCCCGACGTATGGCTATGCCATGGCGCAACCATGTGCCGCTTTCACCAGAACAGATTCCTGCCGGTTGGCAGACGTTGAAGCAACAGACAGTGCCTGCGCGTAAACGCCTGCTCTACCTGCACATTCCTTTCTGCGCCACGCATTGCACGTTCTGCGGTTTTTATCAAAACAAGCTGCGTGATGACAGCACGGCGACCTATACCCGCTATTTATTACAGGAATTGGCGATGGAGGCGGATAGCCCGCTGCATCAGTCTGCACCGATTCATGCGGTGTACTTTGGTGGAGGGACGCCAACGGCGCTGGCGGCCGATGAGCTGTCGCAGATTATTCGCGCGATCCGTACTTCTCTGCCGCTGGCACCGGACTGTGAAATCACAGTAGAAGGGCGGGCGATGGATTTTGACGATGAGCGGATCGATGCCTGTCTGGATGCCGGAGCGAACCGCTTCTCCATCGGAATTCAGACGTTCGATACCCGTATTCGTCAGCGTATGGCGCGTACGTCGGATAAGCAGCAGTCAATTCGCTTCCTTGAGCGTCTGTGCGAGCGAGATCGAGCCGCTGTGGTGTGCGATCTGATGTTCGGTCTACCGGAGCAAACGCCGGAAATCTGGCACGAAGATCTGGCCATCGTCAGCGATTTAGCGTTAGACGGCGTCGATCTGTATGCGCTGAATCTGTTACCAACCACGCCGCTGGCGAAGGCGGCCGAAAACCAGCGTGTGGCGCTGCCTGATGTGGTGGCCCGTCGTGATTTTTACCGAACTGGTGCGGCGTTTTTGGCCGATGCTGGCTGGCACCAGCTTAGCAACAGCCACTGGGCGCGCACCACGCGTGAACGCAACCTGTATAACCTGCTGATTAAACAAGGCGCGGACTGTCTGGCAATGGGCAGCGGTGCGGGCGGCAATATAAACGGGCAAGCCTACATGATGGAACGCAGCCTGGAGCGCTACTACCAGCAGATCGATCAGGGGCAAAAACCGATCATGATGATGACGCCAGCCAGTCCGACCGGGCCGTGGCAGCATCAGCTTCAGGCGGGTATTGAGGTCGGTCGTATCAAGCTGCCTCAGTTGACTCGCCATGCCCGTGAACTTCAGCCGTTGCTTAGCCAGTGGCATCAGGCCGGGCTGACCTGTGACGATTCCACCTGCCTGCGTCTGACCAACGATGGCCGCTTCTGGGCGAATAACCTGATGCAGGCATTACAACAAATTATCCCCCAGCTTAATGCCGAAGAGCATGCGCACTAA
- a CDS encoding TonB-dependent receptor plug domain-containing protein has product MNKKATHWALFMLPAIYSGAINAAPNDSSTNHSTTNSDEITVISAGRTEQNLWESPVTMQVIDNEKLNKYTGDSIAEALRDIPGVDITDTALAGRKQIRIRGEEASRVLVLIDGQEVTYQRAGPNYSLGLLIDPSYIERIEVVKGPHSVLYGSQAIGGVINFITRKGGDKPLSGKIKAVYDSATAGWQESGLAYGSIDNFDYRLSGSYSDQGNRSTPDGRLPDTHFRNSGQSAWLGYRLGDHKFGLSLDSFKLSTQTYTDSDEYDSFSVRIPELERKKVGLFYDWQIGGDVLKNLHLDAYQQNIKREFRNDLSQSGNPLRYNGMALYQGKMAMSTGTDDKQTSRGLTLQADITPLAGHTLIAGGQWLSDVVKQNAFSDVRVTGSLSPMGTPSLSVNPSSISNNHWRQNSWALFAQDEWKITPDWTWTLGARQYWVESLSYGGQKTGTVRMNGMVMPNNSTSAAAKESDSTLVTASSLRYSGFDNIQLRASFAQGYVYPTLTHKFYDTAAGGSTTYGNANLKAEKSDNYEVGMRYKNDSWLLDSAIYHSRAKDYITTLNCAGNAACSGSTDSSSRYYANANRATTYGMEMYAEYLGWTLSPYVNGNIIRRELELPTRSTYRTGEPTFTGRVGVKNIMLFERMELESDLYLRAASRAKDETADTAVQHSGWATANLEFTSTFGSENQYQVTLALNNLLDKRYTTAHESIPASGFSTAIGAAFSF; this is encoded by the coding sequence ATGAATAAAAAGGCCACACACTGGGCTCTCTTTATGCTGCCTGCTATTTATAGCGGCGCAATTAATGCAGCGCCAAACGATTCATCGACAAATCATTCGACCACAAACAGCGATGAAATAACCGTTATTAGTGCAGGGAGAACGGAACAGAATTTATGGGAAAGCCCGGTCACGATGCAGGTTATCGATAATGAAAAGCTGAATAAATATACGGGTGATTCTATTGCCGAAGCGCTGCGTGATATTCCCGGCGTCGATATTACCGATACCGCATTAGCCGGGCGGAAACAAATACGTATTCGCGGCGAAGAAGCCTCACGCGTATTAGTGTTAATTGACGGACAGGAAGTCACTTATCAACGCGCCGGACCCAATTACAGCCTCGGGTTATTAATCGATCCTTCTTATATTGAACGTATTGAAGTCGTGAAAGGCCCGCATTCGGTATTATATGGCTCGCAGGCTATCGGCGGCGTGATCAACTTTATTACCCGCAAAGGCGGAGACAAACCGTTGAGCGGCAAAATCAAAGCCGTTTATGACAGCGCGACCGCAGGCTGGCAGGAATCGGGTTTAGCCTACGGCTCCATCGATAATTTTGACTATCGCCTCAGCGGCAGCTATAGCGATCAGGGCAACCGCAGCACGCCGGATGGTCGTCTGCCGGATACTCATTTCCGCAACAGCGGACAGTCCGCCTGGCTCGGGTATCGTCTTGGCGATCATAAATTCGGCCTGTCGCTGGACAGCTTCAAGCTCAGCACGCAGACCTACACCGACTCGGATGAATACGACAGCTTCAGCGTGCGTATTCCTGAACTAGAAAGAAAGAAGGTCGGCCTGTTTTATGACTGGCAGATCGGCGGCGATGTGCTGAAAAACCTGCATCTGGATGCCTATCAGCAAAATATCAAACGCGAATTCCGTAACGATCTGTCGCAGAGCGGTAATCCGTTGCGCTATAACGGCATGGCGCTTTATCAAGGCAAAATGGCGATGAGTACAGGCACCGACGACAAGCAGACTAGTCGGGGATTGACCTTACAAGCGGATATCACGCCATTAGCCGGACACACGCTGATCGCTGGGGGACAATGGCTCTCCGATGTCGTGAAGCAAAATGCATTCTCCGATGTCCGGGTAACGGGATCGTTATCGCCGATGGGCACACCGTCTCTGTCGGTCAACCCAAGCTCAATATCCAATAACCACTGGCGGCAAAATAGCTGGGCGCTGTTCGCGCAGGATGAATGGAAAATAACACCGGACTGGACGTGGACACTGGGTGCGCGTCAATACTGGGTTGAATCACTCTCCTACGGTGGTCAGAAGACAGGCACCGTGAGAATGAACGGTATGGTGATGCCGAATAACAGTACGTCTGCCGCCGCGAAGGAAAGTGACAGTACACTCGTCACCGCCAGCAGCCTACGCTATTCCGGCTTTGACAATATCCAGCTGCGCGCCTCCTTCGCGCAAGGTTATGTCTACCCTACCCTGACGCATAAATTTTACGACACCGCGGCGGGTGGGAGCACCACTTACGGCAACGCCAATCTGAAAGCGGAAAAGTCGGATAACTATGAAGTCGGCATGCGTTATAAAAACGATAGCTGGCTGCTGGACAGCGCGATCTACCATTCACGCGCCAAAGACTACATCACCACGCTGAACTGCGCCGGTAACGCCGCCTGTTCCGGCAGCACGGACAGCAGCAGCCGCTACTACGCCAACGCCAACCGTGCGACTACGTACGGGATGGAAATGTATGCGGAATACCTCGGCTGGACGCTGTCTCCTTACGTTAACGGCAACATCATCCGCCGTGAGCTGGAATTGCCGACTCGCAGCACCTATCGCACGGGTGAACCCACCTTTACGGGCCGCGTCGGGGTCAAAAATATTATGCTGTTCGAACGTATGGAGTTGGAGTCGGATCTCTACCTCCGGGCAGCCTCACGAGCGAAGGATGAAACCGCAGATACCGCCGTCCAGCACAGCGGTTGGGCAACGGCTAATCTGGAATTTACCAGCACCTTCGGTAGCGAGAATCAATACCAGGTCACGCTGGCGCTGAATAACCTGCTGGATAAGCGCTATACCACCGCGCATGAAAGTATTCCCGCATCCGGCTTCAGCACCGCGATTGGCGCAGCGTTCTCATTCTAA
- a CDS encoding heme/hemin ABC transporter substrate-binding protein, whose protein sequence is MKAIIALMLFGLSSFTCAAEPRVVIAGGSLVEIVYALGAGDTVVGVDQTTTYPPQTATLPKVSNWQQLTSEGILSLHPTLLMTWQDANPPQVLNQLEQAGVTVARFTRTPSTPAQLLSNIRQAGALLNRTEAAEQLATRLSQQLSAVSERLSTRKDRVSVVFLLSVGSSAAQVAGKNTVVDSLIALAGGKNIATHSQYRIYGGEAMIAANPEVVVVTTQSVENGVEALAAVPGLTQTAAWKNQRIIALDQAILLGMGPRVAEAVEALNRGFYPD, encoded by the coding sequence ATGAAGGCGATAATCGCGTTAATGCTCTTCGGGCTGTCTTCCTTCACCTGCGCGGCTGAGCCGCGCGTGGTGATTGCCGGTGGCTCGCTGGTGGAAATCGTTTATGCGCTTGGCGCAGGCGATACGGTGGTCGGCGTCGATCAGACCACTACCTATCCGCCACAAACAGCAACGCTGCCAAAGGTCAGCAACTGGCAACAGTTGACGAGCGAAGGCATTTTGTCACTGCACCCAACGCTGTTGATGACCTGGCAGGATGCCAACCCGCCGCAGGTACTTAATCAGCTTGAGCAGGCAGGTGTAACGGTGGCGCGTTTCACCCGCACGCCCAGCACGCCAGCGCAGTTGCTTAGCAATATTCGTCAGGCTGGCGCGTTGCTCAATCGCACGGAGGCTGCCGAGCAATTGGCGACCCGTCTCTCTCAGCAGTTGAGTGCGGTATCAGAGCGGCTGTCAACGCGGAAGGATCGCGTCAGCGTCGTGTTTTTGCTGAGTGTTGGCAGCAGTGCGGCGCAGGTCGCGGGGAAAAACACCGTGGTGGATAGCCTGATCGCGCTGGCAGGCGGAAAGAATATTGCCACACATAGTCAGTATCGTATTTACGGCGGCGAGGCGATGATTGCAGCCAATCCTGAGGTGGTTGTGGTGACGACGCAAAGTGTGGAAAACGGCGTGGAGGCGCTGGCGGCTGTACCCGGTTTAACGCAAACCGCAGCCTGGAAAAACCAGCGTATTATCGCGCTCGATCAGGCGATTTTACTGGGAATGGGGCCGCGCGTTGCCGAGGCTGTGGAAGCGCTGAATCGCGGATTTTATCCTGACTAA
- a CDS encoding ABC-F family ATPase: protein MLSTNNITMQFGSKPLFENISVKFGGGNRYGLIGANGCGKSTFMKILGGDLVPSGGNVFLDPNERLGKLRQDQFAFEKYSVLDTVIMGHGELWAVKEERDRIYSLAEMSEADGYKVADLEVQYGEMDGYSAESRAGELLLGVGIPVGQHYGLMSEIAPGWKLRVLLAQALFADPDILLLDEPTNNLDIDTIRWLEQVLNERNSTMIIISHDRHFLNMVCTHMADLDYGELRIYPGNYDEYMTAATQARERLLADNAKKKAQISELQSFVSRFSANASKSKQATSRARQIDKIQLDEVKASSRQNPFIRFDQDKKLFRNALEVEALSKSFDNGPLFSKLGLMVEVGEKVAILGANGIGKSTLLKTLVGDLEPDSGTVKWSENSKIGYYAQDHEYEFDETLTVFDWMSQWKQEKDDEQAVRSILGRLLFSQDDIKKKVKVLSGGEKGRMLFGKLMMQRPNILVMDEPTNHLDMESIESLNMALEMYEGTLLFVSHDREFVSSLATRILEITPNKVIDFTGNYEDYLRSQGIQ from the coding sequence GTGTTAAGTACCAACAATATCACCATGCAGTTCGGCAGCAAGCCGTTGTTTGAAAACATTTCCGTTAAATTTGGTGGCGGCAACCGTTACGGTTTGATTGGCGCAAATGGCTGCGGTAAATCTACATTCATGAAGATTCTCGGCGGCGATCTGGTGCCGAGCGGCGGTAACGTCTTCCTCGATCCTAATGAACGCCTGGGTAAACTGCGTCAGGATCAGTTCGCTTTTGAAAAATACAGCGTGCTGGATACCGTTATCATGGGCCACGGTGAGCTGTGGGCGGTAAAAGAAGAGCGCGACCGTATCTATTCATTGGCTGAAATGAGCGAAGCCGACGGCTACAAAGTTGCCGATCTGGAAGTGCAGTATGGTGAGATGGATGGCTACAGCGCAGAATCTCGTGCTGGTGAACTGTTGCTGGGCGTGGGAATTCCCGTTGGGCAGCACTATGGCTTGATGAGTGAGATTGCTCCCGGCTGGAAACTGCGTGTCTTGTTGGCGCAGGCGCTGTTTGCCGATCCCGATATCCTGCTGCTCGACGAACCGACCAACAACCTGGATATCGATACGATCCGCTGGCTGGAGCAGGTGCTGAACGAGCGTAACAGCACCATGATCATCATCTCGCATGACCGTCACTTCCTGAATATGGTTTGTACGCATATGGCGGACCTGGACTACGGCGAGCTGCGTATTTATCCCGGCAACTATGATGAGTACATGACGGCCGCGACGCAGGCTCGTGAGCGTTTACTGGCCGATAACGCCAAGAAGAAAGCGCAGATTTCCGAACTGCAATCGTTCGTCAGCCGCTTTAGCGCCAACGCCTCTAAATCCAAGCAGGCGACATCGCGCGCACGCCAGATCGATAAAATCCAGCTGGATGAAGTGAAAGCGTCCAGCCGTCAAAACCCGTTTATCCGTTTCGATCAGGATAAGAAACTGTTCCGTAATGCGCTGGAAGTTGAAGCGTTGAGCAAAAGTTTTGATAATGGCCCGCTGTTTAGCAAGCTGGGCCTGATGGTCGAAGTGGGTGAGAAAGTCGCTATTCTGGGTGCCAACGGTATCGGTAAATCGACATTACTGAAAACGCTGGTCGGTGATTTGGAACCGGATAGCGGTACGGTGAAATGGTCTGAAAACTCAAAAATTGGCTACTACGCGCAGGATCACGAATACGAATTCGATGAGACGCTGACTGTTTTTGACTGGATGAGCCAGTGGAAACAGGAAAAAGACGACGAGCAAGCCGTGCGCAGCATACTCGGTCGTTTACTGTTCAGCCAGGATGATATTAAGAAGAAAGTGAAAGTGTTATCCGGTGGTGAAAAAGGCCGCATGCTGTTCGGTAAGCTGATGATGCAGCGTCCGAATATTCTGGTAATGGATGAACCGACCAACCACCTTGATATGGAATCCATTGAATCGCTGAATATGGCGCTGGAAATGTATGAAGGGACGCTGCTGTTCGTCTCCCATGACCGTGAATTTGTCAGCTCGTTGGCGACCCGTATTCTGGAAATAACGCCAAATAAAGTGATCGATTTCACCGGCAACTATGAAGATTACCTGCGTAGTCAGGGTATTCAGTAA